From Bacillus sp. Bos-x628, the proteins below share one genomic window:
- a CDS encoding alpha/beta-type small acid-soluble spore protein — translation MANRNQLLVPGVEQALDQFKYEIAQEFGVTLGSDTVARANGSVGGEITKRLVQQAQAQMGNQSK, via the coding sequence ATGGCAAATCGAAATCAACTTCTTGTTCCTGGAGTAGAACAAGCATTGGATCAATTTAAATACGAGATCGCTCAAGAATTTGGCGTAACTCTTGGTTCAGATACAGTCGCACGTGCAAACGGTTCTGTTGGTGGTGAAATCACAAAAAGACTCGTACAGCAGGCTCAAGCACAAATGGGAAATCAATCTAAATAA
- a CDS encoding TrkH family potassium uptake protein: MKKLIDRLSAFQLIALYYFLAVTVSFILLSLPVAHKEGVKWTFIDALFTAVSAVSVTGLTVVNTSQTFSVTGMWILAFVLQIGGIGIMTLGTFVWLVRRKRIGIKERKLIMADQNQSNLSGIVKLMKQVLYLILLIEFLGGLILSVYFLKYYDMQEAFLHGFFSSISATTNGGFDITGNSLIPYKDDYFVQFITMLLIIFGAIGFPVLVEVKDFLFNQDRKHASFSLFTKITTITFGGLVVVGALGIYALEARFTFLGKSWHEILFYSLFQSTATRSGGLSTLDITQLTEPTLLFLCMLMFIGASPSSVGGGIRTTTFALNILALFHFARGNKSIKIFKRELHHADIYKSLMVTMMAFILVFGATFLLTLSEHNSLLENLFEVCSAFGTTGLSLGITSHLTVFGKCIIMMVMFIGRIGIPSFLYLIGRRESEANYHYPKERVIIG, encoded by the coding sequence ATGAAAAAGCTAATTGACCGGCTATCGGCATTCCAACTGATTGCTCTTTATTATTTTCTCGCTGTCACAGTCTCATTCATTCTTCTGAGTCTACCAGTGGCTCACAAAGAAGGAGTGAAATGGACATTTATAGATGCGCTATTTACGGCAGTCAGTGCTGTGAGTGTCACAGGTCTTACCGTTGTGAATACCTCGCAGACATTTAGCGTAACTGGAATGTGGATTCTTGCTTTTGTTTTGCAAATTGGCGGAATCGGAATTATGACACTCGGAACTTTTGTTTGGCTTGTGAGGCGAAAGCGGATAGGAATAAAAGAAAGAAAGCTGATTATGGCAGACCAAAACCAAAGCAACTTATCAGGAATCGTTAAATTGATGAAACAGGTCTTATATTTGATTTTACTCATTGAGTTTTTAGGCGGTCTGATTTTAAGTGTGTATTTTCTTAAATATTACGACATGCAAGAGGCCTTTTTACATGGCTTCTTCTCAAGTATTAGTGCAACGACCAATGGCGGTTTTGATATTACAGGGAATTCATTAATACCATATAAAGATGATTATTTCGTTCAATTTATTACGATGCTACTGATCATCTTCGGTGCTATCGGGTTTCCGGTGCTCGTTGAAGTGAAGGATTTTTTATTTAATCAAGATCGAAAGCATGCATCATTTTCGTTATTTACAAAAATCACGACCATTACGTTTGGCGGACTTGTTGTTGTTGGAGCATTAGGGATATATGCACTTGAAGCCCGTTTTACCTTCCTTGGAAAGAGCTGGCATGAAATTTTGTTTTATTCCTTATTTCAATCAACAGCAACAAGAAGCGGTGGTCTTTCGACATTAGACATTACACAACTGACAGAGCCGACGCTTTTATTTTTATGTATGCTGATGTTTATCGGGGCATCTCCAAGCTCGGTTGGGGGCGGAATTCGGACAACGACATTTGCGCTTAACATACTCGCTCTTTTTCACTTTGCCCGAGGAAATAAATCGATTAAAATTTTCAAAAGGGAACTGCATCATGCGGATATTTACAAATCGCTGATGGTGACCATGATGGCCTTTATTTTAGTTTTTGGGGCAACGTTTCTTTTGACATTGTCAGAGCACAACTCGCTTCTTGAAAATTTATTTGAAGTTTGTTCTGCATTTGGAACAACGGGATTATCACTTGGTATTACGTCTCATCTCACTGTATTTGGAAAGTGCATCATCATGATGGTGATGTTTATCGGTAGAATTGGGATTCCGAGCTTTTTATACTTAATTGGGCGGAGAGAAAGCGAAGCAAATTATCATTATCCGAAAGAGCGTGTGATCATCGGATAA
- the sigI gene encoding RNA polymerase sigma factor SigI, with protein MKPLLSLLFKGKKKQTLEQSAISIQQGDVELQNALIEQYKPFVAKTVSSVCKRYIDEKDDEFSIGLIAFNEAIEKYSSEKGNSLLAFAELIIKRKVIDYIRKEARNAPTIQMDLQESENGEYSQSMIEAELSADEYRRLVEQENRREEIEHFKERLKVYGLTFQELLEHSPKHADARQNAIKVAYTLVKHDELKIILFQKKQLPVKQLEKLVEVSRKTIERNRKYIIAMAIIMTGDYVYLKDYLKGVLNS; from the coding sequence GTGAAACCATTGCTTAGCCTTTTGTTTAAAGGAAAGAAAAAGCAAACATTAGAGCAGTCTGCTATCAGTATCCAACAAGGCGATGTAGAACTGCAAAATGCATTGATAGAGCAATACAAACCATTTGTCGCTAAGACGGTTTCATCCGTTTGCAAACGATATATAGATGAAAAAGATGACGAATTCAGCATAGGCTTAATCGCCTTTAATGAAGCAATAGAAAAATATTCATCCGAAAAAGGAAACTCACTCTTAGCTTTTGCGGAATTAATTATTAAAAGAAAAGTCATAGACTATATTCGGAAAGAAGCAAGAAATGCGCCTACCATTCAAATGGACTTGCAAGAAAGTGAGAATGGCGAATACTCTCAAAGCATGATTGAAGCAGAGCTTTCTGCAGATGAATACAGACGTTTAGTTGAACAAGAAAACAGAAGAGAAGAAATTGAACATTTTAAAGAACGATTAAAGGTATACGGTCTTACGTTTCAAGAATTGCTTGAGCATTCACCAAAACATGCAGATGCTAGGCAAAATGCAATTAAAGTAGCCTATACACTTGTCAAACACGATGAACTAAAAATAATTTTATTTCAGAAAAAACAATTACCAGTCAAACAGCTAGAAAAGTTAGTTGAAGTCAGCCGCAAAACGATTGAAAGAAATAGAAAATATATTATTGCTATGGCGATCATTATGACTGGTGATTATGTGTATTTGAAAGATTACCTTAAAGGGGTGCTTAATTCATGA
- a CDS encoding YetF domain-containing protein translates to MLEVLWKAIVMLLVGTMLLRIAGPKSISQLTVQQTVIMISIGSIIIQPFIEHNLLETIYAATIFIVALIIMEKLSIQFDFFEKLVSGKSVVILQNGEILDQKLKKTRLTRDQFKMRLKQQGISDISSLKKATLEANGQIGYELKPEEKPITVKQMKELFEQLKEDLNTSKKD, encoded by the coding sequence GTGCTGGAAGTGTTATGGAAAGCAATCGTCATGCTGTTAGTTGGAACCATGCTACTGAGAATAGCAGGACCTAAATCCATTAGCCAATTAACTGTACAACAAACCGTGATTATGATTTCGATTGGGTCGATAATCATTCAACCTTTTATTGAGCATAATTTACTTGAAACGATTTATGCAGCGACCATCTTTATTGTTGCACTCATTATTATGGAAAAGCTGTCGATTCAATTTGATTTTTTTGAAAAACTTGTTTCAGGAAAATCTGTGGTGATTTTACAAAATGGAGAAATACTGGATCAAAAACTGAAAAAAACGCGGCTTACAAGGGACCAATTCAAAATGCGTCTAAAACAGCAAGGAATTTCCGATATCAGCAGTCTCAAAAAAGCGACGCTAGAAGCGAATGGTCAAATCGGCTACGAGCTGAAACCAGAAGAAAAACCCATCACAGTGAAGCAAATGAAAGAACTATTCGAACAATTAAAAGAAGACCTAAACACGTCAAAAAAGGACTGA
- a CDS encoding DUF1836 domain-containing protein → MVAFKLTRIDMTRLLYSLKGEGDLTPLQLLNSTVKNDQQHEYDELKVPSFFQKLERRKQKSEHGLSTNEIVELGNLCELTSLKSTAIQNWIKRDIKDMIGHPELGKKYSIDQVVILLIVRDLKSVFDFDTIRMILSALFNTITDRSDDIISPMRFYEAYAHVLDFIYHHTNFPLKETNLRAITEEQTDKLHEQFSELTKNQWNLIKGIISSTVFSVFTSHLQSTAQEMMFNALQHKKT, encoded by the coding sequence ATGGTTGCTTTTAAATTAACGAGAATTGACATGACGAGACTTCTTTATTCTCTAAAAGGAGAGGGAGATCTGACTCCGCTTCAGCTTTTGAATTCAACTGTAAAAAACGATCAGCAGCATGAATATGACGAGTTAAAGGTCCCTTCGTTCTTTCAGAAGCTCGAACGGCGGAAACAAAAATCAGAACATGGGCTCTCAACGAATGAAATCGTTGAATTAGGTAACCTTTGCGAGCTGACTTCTCTTAAATCAACTGCTATTCAAAACTGGATCAAACGTGATATTAAAGATATGATTGGTCATCCAGAGCTTGGCAAGAAGTACTCTATTGATCAGGTTGTTATATTATTAATTGTCAGAGATTTAAAATCTGTTTTTGACTTTGATACCATTCGCATGATCTTATCTGCCTTATTTAACACGATTACAGATCGATCTGATGATATTATTAGTCCAATGCGTTTTTATGAAGCATATGCGCACGTCCTTGATTTTATTTATCACCATACAAATTTTCCATTAAAGGAAACCAATTTACGGGCGATAACAGAAGAACAAACAGACAAGCTCCATGAACAATTTAGCGAATTGACAAAGAATCAATGGAACTTGATCAAAGGCATCATCAGCTCTACAGTCTTCTCTGTTTTCACTTCTCATCTTCAAAGTACAGCACAAGAAATGATGTTCAATGCGCTACAGCATAAAAAAACATGA
- a CDS encoding PAS domain S-box protein, translating into MTETLDDNQFMTAGDIRKLQKENEYLRNELTQQEMLLNKALDAIFIFDQQLNIIQANEATCRLVQTPKEDLLNKSVLDFLYGIPENRIECSLETFFRKGTLKKEISIQLENGETKYIEFFAEHDELNHQYIVVMRDVSSKKILERERSMNEQLFKDLFDRAIDGMVIFDQDGCMIDANHSFCQSFELKKTDLTDRYLNDFVEKQNQSALQHLFMSLKETGKAKGELPVTLQSGKQKIFELTITSNVMSGFYMSIMRDITEKRLMEEKLLKSEERFREIFENAMDAIIIWADDGEIVRANESACRIFELPMHMLIGQKLTDFLVKSDKRYRPTRRRYMRNHEIREELLFRMANGQFKELEFTSKHAVLEGQHLTILRNVSDRKRMEQELRESELKFRKVFNGSMDGIVLFDNQYRIIDVNPSASELLGLIDGQLTEMNLLHILAPYQIENLAQPAQAISLDEIDNEVPFVLNHADQRILEFSFKRNIIHNMNLAIFRDVTERKELEERVRKSDTLHVVGELAAGIAHEIRNPMTALKGFIQLLKGNIEGEYSLYFNVITSELKRIESIITEFLILAKPQAIVYEEKNVVQIIKDTMDLLHAQANLGNVQMHLNVLGEIPLIYCEQNQLKQVFINILKNAIEVMPQKGNVYVSIKRKGEDHIVISFRDEGCGMAEDKLKRLGEPFYTTKERGTGLGLMVSYKIIEEHQGTIEVESEEGVGTVFHLTLPLRQKRQEGAH; encoded by the coding sequence ATGACTGAAACGCTCGATGACAATCAATTCATGACTGCAGGAGATATCAGAAAATTACAAAAAGAAAATGAGTATTTGCGAAATGAGCTGACGCAGCAGGAAATGCTGTTAAATAAGGCGTTAGATGCCATCTTTATATTCGATCAGCAGCTCAACATCATCCAAGCCAATGAAGCAACGTGCAGGCTTGTACAGACACCGAAAGAAGACCTCCTCAATAAATCCGTTCTTGATTTCCTATATGGCATCCCTGAAAATAGAATTGAATGTTCATTAGAGACTTTTTTTCGAAAAGGCACATTAAAAAAAGAAATCTCAATCCAGCTAGAAAATGGAGAGACGAAATACATTGAATTTTTTGCAGAACATGATGAATTGAATCACCAATATATCGTCGTCATGCGAGATGTTTCTTCAAAGAAAATCTTAGAGCGCGAACGCTCCATGAATGAGCAACTGTTTAAGGATTTGTTTGATCGAGCAATTGATGGTATGGTCATATTTGATCAAGATGGTTGCATGATTGATGCAAACCACTCTTTTTGTCAGAGCTTTGAGCTCAAAAAGACAGATTTAACAGACCGTTATTTAAATGATTTTGTAGAAAAACAAAATCAATCGGCTTTACAGCACTTATTCATGTCATTGAAGGAAACGGGCAAAGCAAAGGGAGAGCTCCCTGTTACACTTCAATCCGGTAAGCAAAAAATATTTGAACTGACCATTACTTCAAATGTTATGAGCGGTTTTTATATGTCCATCATGCGAGATATTACAGAAAAAAGATTAATGGAAGAAAAGCTATTAAAAAGCGAAGAACGTTTTAGAGAAATTTTCGAAAATGCGATGGATGCCATTATCATATGGGCGGACGATGGCGAGATTGTGAGAGCCAATGAATCAGCCTGTCGTATTTTTGAATTACCTATGCATATGCTGATTGGTCAGAAACTAACCGATTTCCTGGTGAAATCTGATAAGAGGTACAGACCTACAAGAAGACGATATATGAGAAATCATGAAATACGGGAAGAACTTCTATTTAGAATGGCGAATGGTCAATTTAAGGAGCTTGAATTTACATCGAAGCATGCGGTATTAGAAGGGCAGCATTTAACAATTTTACGTAATGTCAGTGATAGAAAGCGAATGGAGCAGGAATTGCGTGAAAGCGAGCTGAAATTCCGTAAAGTGTTTAATGGTTCAATGGATGGGATTGTTCTTTTTGACAATCAATATCGCATTATTGATGTCAATCCCTCTGCTAGTGAGTTACTCGGACTGATAGATGGCCAATTAACTGAAATGAATCTTCTCCATATTCTTGCACCTTATCAAATTGAAAATTTGGCACAGCCAGCACAGGCTATATCATTAGATGAAATAGATAATGAAGTTCCATTTGTGCTGAACCACGCTGATCAGCGCATACTAGAGTTTTCATTTAAACGCAACATTATTCATAATATGAATCTTGCCATTTTTAGAGATGTGACGGAACGAAAGGAATTAGAAGAACGAGTCAGAAAATCGGATACACTTCATGTAGTCGGAGAGCTTGCAGCCGGAATTGCACATGAAATTAGAAACCCAATGACAGCATTAAAAGGATTCATTCAGCTATTAAAAGGAAACATAGAAGGGGAATATTCACTCTACTTCAATGTCATTACCTCAGAGCTAAAAAGAATTGAATCGATTATTACTGAATTCTTAATTTTGGCGAAGCCGCAGGCAATTGTTTATGAAGAAAAAAATGTGGTGCAAATTATAAAAGACACGATGGATCTGCTTCACGCACAAGCCAATCTCGGCAATGTCCAAATGCACTTGAACGTCTTGGGTGAAATCCCGCTTATCTACTGTGAACAAAATCAATTAAAACAAGTTTTCATTAATATTTTAAAAAATGCGATTGAAGTGATGCCGCAGAAAGGGAATGTGTACGTCAGCATTAAACGAAAAGGTGAGGATCATATTGTCATTTCATTTAGAGATGAGGGATGTGGAATGGCAGAGGATAAGCTGAAGCGGCTTGGAGAACCATTTTATACAACGAAAGAGAGAGGGACTGGGCTAGGTTTGATGGTTAGCTACAAAATCATTGAAGAACATCAAGGAACCATTGAGGTGGAGAGCGAGGAAGGAGTGGGGACTGTGTTCCATCTCACTTTACCGCTTAGACAAAAGCGACAAGAAGGAGCGCATTAA
- a CDS encoding methylated-DNA--[protein]-cysteine S-methyltransferase: protein MNYTVFNAPIGEVYILEKDRVIIEVLFDDEPFLAKQRTSEIIKEETPVLIEAKRQLDEYFNRERKVFTLPLKQEGSPFQKQVWEALSTIPYGESKSYADIAEAIGNPKAVRAIGQANRRNALPIFIPCHRVIGKDRSLTGYAGSKTDMKAVLLELEGIPFVKK, encoded by the coding sequence GTGAATTATACAGTCTTCAACGCACCGATTGGTGAAGTATACATACTAGAGAAAGATCGTGTCATCATAGAAGTATTGTTTGATGACGAGCCGTTTTTAGCAAAACAACGAACATCAGAAATAATAAAAGAAGAGACACCCGTATTAATAGAAGCGAAAAGACAGCTTGATGAGTATTTTAACAGAGAGCGAAAAGTCTTTACTCTTCCGCTCAAACAAGAAGGGTCACCATTTCAAAAGCAAGTATGGGAAGCACTCTCGACGATTCCGTACGGTGAATCAAAGAGCTATGCTGATATTGCGGAAGCAATCGGGAATCCAAAGGCAGTAAGAGCGATTGGACAAGCCAATCGGCGAAATGCACTGCCAATTTTCATCCCGTGTCATCGTGTCATTGGGAAAGACCGATCACTGACTGGCTATGCAGGAAGTAAAACGGATATGAAAGCCGTCCTGCTTGAATTAGAAGGAATCCCATTTGTAAAAAAATAA
- the htpX gene encoding protease HtpX encodes MGKRIFLFILTNILVITTIGIVLSVISAATGVGSYIGADGRINIVVLLVFSAVVGFVGSFMSLAMSRWMAKMMMGVRVLNPEKDTLTYDEQQLVDRVHRLSRAAGLSKMPEVGIYQSSEVNAFATGPSKRRSLVAVSTGLLHEMDDAAVEGVIAHEVAHIANGDMVTMTLLQGIVNTFVVFLSRIAAWIASRFVSREELVPIVHFIAVIVFQIIFSILGSLVVFAYSRHREFHADRGGADLAGKDKMIHALRSLKAYTSRIKDDDQTAVATLKISGKRKASLFSTHPDLNERIRRLEAK; translated from the coding sequence ATGGGTAAAAGAATATTTCTGTTTATATTAACGAACATTCTTGTTATCACTACGATTGGTATTGTTCTTTCGGTTATTAGTGCAGCAACTGGTGTTGGTTCGTATATAGGAGCAGACGGTAGAATTAATATAGTAGTGCTTCTTGTGTTCAGTGCGGTTGTCGGTTTTGTTGGATCCTTTATGTCATTAGCAATGTCTCGTTGGATGGCGAAAATGATGATGGGCGTACGTGTGTTAAATCCTGAAAAGGATACGTTAACATATGATGAGCAGCAGCTTGTAGATCGTGTACACAGATTATCTAGAGCAGCAGGCCTTTCTAAAATGCCTGAGGTTGGTATTTATCAATCATCTGAAGTAAATGCTTTTGCGACAGGTCCATCTAAGAGAAGATCACTTGTTGCAGTATCCACTGGATTGCTTCATGAAATGGATGATGCAGCAGTTGAAGGTGTTATTGCGCACGAAGTGGCCCACATTGCGAACGGTGACATGGTGACGATGACGTTACTGCAAGGAATTGTCAACACGTTTGTTGTCTTCCTTTCAAGAATTGCGGCATGGATCGCAAGTCGTTTCGTCTCTCGTGAAGAGCTTGTGCCAATTGTCCACTTTATCGCTGTGATCGTTTTTCAGATCATCTTCTCAATTCTAGGAAGCCTTGTCGTGTTTGCTTATTCTAGACATCGTGAATTCCACGCAGACCGCGGCGGTGCTGACCTTGCTGGAAAAGACAAAATGATTCATGCGCTTCGCTCACTTAAAGCATATACGTCAAGAATTAAAGATGACGATCAAACAGCAGTAGCTACACTGAAAATCAGCGGAAAAAGAAAAGCATCTCTTTTCTCAACACACCCTGATTTAAACGAAAGAATTAGAAGACTTGAAGCAAAATAA
- a CDS encoding TerC family protein, which produces MDAAFILEYGWVLLVLIGLEGILAADNALVMAVMVKHLPEKQRKKALFYGLAGAFVMRFGSLFLISFLVDVWQVQAIGAIYLLYISIYHILKSHVFKKNETETNIKQSGFWATVVKVELADIAFAVDSILAAVALAVTLPKTSLPQIGGLDGGQFIVILLGGVIGLVIMRFAATVFVKLLQTRPSLETAAFVIVGWVGVKLMLYTLSHPAIGVISSHFIHSTLWKAIFWTVLIAIAAFGWFLSNPSRKGGQKNEEKQEVRLEE; this is translated from the coding sequence ATGGATGCTGCATTTATTTTAGAATACGGGTGGGTTCTTCTCGTATTGATTGGATTAGAAGGGATACTAGCAGCTGATAATGCGCTAGTTATGGCTGTCATGGTCAAACACCTTCCTGAAAAACAAAGGAAAAAGGCATTATTTTACGGACTTGCAGGCGCATTCGTCATGCGATTTGGTTCTCTGTTTCTCATTTCGTTTTTAGTAGATGTTTGGCAAGTTCAAGCCATTGGTGCAATTTATCTTCTTTATATTTCAATTTACCATATTTTGAAGTCTCATGTGTTTAAGAAAAATGAAACGGAAACAAACATCAAGCAAAGTGGGTTTTGGGCAACAGTGGTCAAAGTGGAACTCGCTGATATTGCATTTGCAGTAGACTCAATTTTAGCAGCTGTCGCCTTAGCGGTGACACTTCCTAAAACCAGTCTTCCACAAATTGGAGGTCTTGACGGTGGTCAATTTATCGTGATTCTTTTAGGGGGGGTCATTGGTCTTGTCATCATGCGTTTTGCAGCGACTGTATTTGTGAAACTACTGCAAACAAGACCAAGCCTAGAAACAGCTGCATTCGTAATTGTCGGCTGGGTTGGAGTAAAGCTGATGCTTTATACACTCTCCCATCCTGCCATAGGGGTGATCTCTTCACATTTTATTCATTCAACGTTATGGAAAGCAATCTTTTGGACAGTCCTGATCGCAATTGCGGCATTTGGCTGGTTTTTATCGAATCCATCAAGAAAAGGTGGGCAAAAGAACGAGGAGAAACAGGAGGTACGCTTGGAAGAGTAG
- a CDS encoding acyltransferase family protein, with the protein MAASRDRYFDNAKFLLIILVVFGHLLRSFIHDHDWMLYLYKFIYTFHMPAFILISGYFAKGFRKPGFIKKVALKLIIPYFIFQVIYSLYDYLLQDQSMSSLNPMEPHWSLWFLISLFFWNLLLIPFSKLQFYWAMIVSLLTALLVGYIDSISNTLSLSRTFVFLPMFLAGFYLKKQHFEFIRTSTGKITALLVLLGVFLFCFFYEFDYSFLFGSQSYSSLGDEGVIAAIKRMAWYMLAFAATFSFFALVPTRHFFFTKWGTRTLYVYLLHGFVIKLLRTTWFDDWAFNAASVLILLLLTILLTVTLSSTFVKTVSQPIIELKMTNIIRTITERQSSYIK; encoded by the coding sequence ATGGCAGCTTCTCGAGATCGTTATTTTGATAATGCAAAATTTCTTCTCATTATTTTAGTCGTTTTTGGTCATTTGTTACGGTCATTCATCCATGATCATGATTGGATGCTCTATTTATACAAGTTTATCTATACATTTCATATGCCTGCATTTATTTTGATATCTGGTTACTTTGCGAAAGGATTTAGAAAACCTGGTTTTATAAAAAAGGTCGCACTTAAGCTGATCATCCCATATTTTATTTTCCAGGTGATTTATTCTTTGTACGATTATTTACTCCAGGATCAAAGCATGTCGAGCTTAAACCCGATGGAGCCGCACTGGTCTTTATGGTTTTTAATTAGTTTATTCTTTTGGAATTTACTACTCATTCCTTTTTCCAAGTTGCAATTCTACTGGGCGATGATCGTCAGTTTATTGACTGCATTACTTGTCGGGTATATTGACAGCATTAGTAACACGCTCAGCTTATCCCGTACGTTTGTTTTTCTACCGATGTTTTTAGCTGGTTTTTATTTAAAGAAGCAACACTTTGAGTTCATCCGGACGAGTACTGGTAAAATAACGGCACTTCTTGTGCTACTTGGTGTCTTTCTGTTTTGTTTCTTTTACGAATTCGATTATTCTTTCTTATTCGGGTCACAGTCGTATTCTTCACTCGGGGATGAAGGTGTGATTGCCGCAATCAAACGAATGGCATGGTACATGCTTGCATTTGCAGCGACATTTAGCTTTTTTGCTTTAGTCCCGACTCGCCATTTCTTCTTTACAAAATGGGGTACGAGAACTTTATATGTGTATTTATTGCATGGATTTGTCATTAAGCTTTTAAGAACGACATGGTTTGATGATTGGGCATTTAATGCGGCAAGTGTACTCATTCTATTACTGCTAACCATATTATTGACCGTCACCCTTTCTAGTACATTTGTCAAAACCGTCTCTCAACCAATAATCGAACTCAAAATGACAAATATCATAAGAACCATTACAGAAAGGCAAAGCAGCTATATCAAATAA
- a CDS encoding anti-sigma factor domain-containing protein produces MRRGIIVEKNKKYVTLLTPDGQFLRTKYEQQDYEIGQEVTFPNESRLERKRAGFFDLLRLRPLNAGILSIAAIIVVIFAMMPSFSSQKAYAYMTIDINPSFELKLDHYYQVIGVTPLNQEAKNVLASMKDWEKTDMTKVVQEIIDDCDKKGYINQSRNIYISTVYENMQDHTYKTNIKNKIDTISDEYQKRNYKLEAVEGDLETREKAQKAGISTGTYIRNKELQDQEQEDMKQDEDAVNDEAVKEEEPEQDQKHQDQEDKGEQEDITTGENNDNNHDKEVPTEEKEQKELEREEQGAVQKPQPKKPDDESIEKIDKDEKDTSIDKDQKKNHSSYLDEKRHQVDKSRDEAKNRAKKNDIGQKHPYGERKRDELKRKEKDSPSSYRKDSAQHTYEQ; encoded by the coding sequence ATGAGAAGAGGCATTATAGTAGAGAAAAACAAAAAATATGTCACACTGCTGACCCCTGATGGACAATTTCTACGGACAAAGTATGAACAGCAAGATTATGAAATTGGTCAAGAAGTGACGTTTCCTAATGAATCACGTCTCGAAAGGAAAAGAGCCGGTTTTTTTGATCTGCTCCGTTTACGTCCGCTAAATGCTGGAATTCTATCCATAGCAGCCATTATTGTCGTGATTTTTGCTATGATGCCATCTTTCTCAAGTCAAAAAGCATATGCTTATATGACCATTGATATTAACCCTAGCTTTGAGCTGAAGCTCGATCACTATTATCAGGTGATTGGGGTCACACCGCTGAATCAAGAGGCTAAAAATGTGCTTGCTAGTATGAAGGATTGGGAAAAAACGGACATGACGAAGGTCGTGCAAGAAATCATAGACGATTGTGATAAAAAAGGATACATCAATCAATCAAGAAACATTTATATTTCAACGGTTTATGAAAACATGCAAGATCATACATATAAAACTAACATCAAAAACAAAATAGATACCATTTCGGATGAATATCAAAAACGCAATTACAAACTTGAGGCGGTAGAAGGTGACCTTGAAACAAGAGAAAAAGCGCAAAAAGCAGGCATCTCAACAGGAACATATATTAGAAATAAAGAACTGCAAGACCAAGAACAAGAAGACATGAAACAGGATGAAGATGCTGTAAATGACGAAGCTGTCAAAGAAGAAGAGCCTGAGCAAGATCAGAAACATCAAGATCAAGAGGACAAAGGTGAGCAAGAAGACATAACGACAGGCGAAAACAATGACAACAATCATGATAAAGAGGTTCCTACAGAAGAGAAAGAGCAGAAGGAATTAGAGAGGGAAGAGCAAGGGGCTGTTCAGAAACCTCAGCCAAAAAAGCCTGACGATGAAAGCATTGAAAAGATTGATAAGGATGAAAAAGACACATCTATAGACAAAGATCAAAAAAAAAATCATTCCTCTTACCTTGATGAAAAAAGACATCAAGTCGACAAATCACGTGACGAAGCAAAGAACCGAGCAAAAAAAAACGATATCGGTCAGAAGCATCCGTACGGTGAACGAAAAAGAGATGAGCTGAAGCGAAAAGAAAAAGACTCGCCATCATCTTATCGCAAAGATTCGGCTCAGCACACATATGAACAATAA